One Gossypium hirsutum isolate 1008001.06 chromosome A08, Gossypium_hirsutum_v2.1, whole genome shotgun sequence genomic window, AAGATTAGGCAAATCCCGGATTGTTATTTCCTTCCTCGAATGTCAACTCCTTCTACACTAGCCTTTTATGGAGCATGTATTGCTGGTGGGATTGGCGCCGGGATGTTACTCGAGGTCTggataaacaagaaaattaaaggtatatatatatccGGCTTTTCTTGTTTGAATATGCTTGTTGATCTTTTTGTTAGTATCATAACATGTTTAAActtatttgtttgtttgaattATAACCGGAAAAAGGTCACCCAGAACTGAGAATTAGTGAATGAAATGAAACATATGATTCTTGGTTTGCATCAGCATATATATATCTTCGATTTTAGGCAAAGCTTATTGCTAAATgcaccttttcttttttttgacaGAGGATGGAGGTGTGGTATGGGAGTTTGGCAAGTAGTTGTTTCACATCATCTTACGACATCGTTGTTGCAATAGGATtattgcttcacattatcaatcgACGTCGTTCTTATCTTTTCCTTGGCGAGTTTCAAATGGTAGTCATTTTGGTAATGTTCATCTCTGAAAACATAGGATTCTTCTGGGTTCACTTTTTGGGcaaaaattttttaacttttggaatcgaaattgtattaaataaaaattgagaTATTCGAAATCGATTTGGTTAGACGATATAATTTTTCACAACATGTTCTaaagtgaattaaataattaaattaatgtcATAATTATCTAGCTATTAAGTTAATGCAATAATTGTTCTACTCTGTTGTGAATAATTgttacaaaatttataataatttgtgagggcaatgataaaatatattacatttttaaaagAGACAGAATAAGAAGTGATTAGGTACATTGCattccaaaaagaaaaataacgTTGTTGGAAGAAATAACTTGAACCCCAAAGAGAAATAGATAtgcataatattaaaaaaacagtAAAAAACTATGAATAATTGTTTCTTTTATGAATAAGATAATAAAAACCAACACAATAAATTAAGCTCTAGCAAAACCAAAAACAATAACCAACACGATAAATTAAAGTTCAAGCAAAACAAGAAAACATGAAAATCTTAAATTTGAAGGACTCCTCAAGAAACTACTATTGCATCATCCCAAAATAGtttctgcaaaaaaaaaaaaaacacctgtAAGTAATAGGATAGGATGAAAGTGCCAACAATCTGAttaagtatataatatataatagtaaaACCCAGGTGTAAATGAAATCGCAAACAAATCAAATTCTGGAATAACTTACATATTTTGTTAAATGCAACAATATCACAGCTCTGAACGTATTCATTAATTGGTTCCACTGTAAGATGTTCCTCGATCAGAGTATCAACAGACACTAAATCATCCACAATTGTCATCATAATTTGCAATTTCTTGATTCCGTAACCAACAGGCACAAGCTTAGCTGCAACATGAAATGAAATCCAATGTCAGTTGATGGATAAAATCTATCGCATACAATATATAAACAATATTAGATTAAGCGCTTACAAGCTCCCCAAAGTAGTCCTTCCATTTGAACACTTCTTACTGCTTCTTCAAGCTTTTTCATGTCTGTCTCATCGTCCCATGGCTTAATATCCAATAATACCGAGGACTTGCCGGCTGAGACCAAAGAAGAATAAAATCCCAAGTTAAAATAGTCAACTACGAACataacaaaaacaagtttgaggGCGGCTCACATTCTTTCTTCTTGGAAGAGGCCCTAACGGCAGCTGCACGTTCTTCAGCTGCCTTCTTTTCCTCCTCAGTCTCTTCACCAAACAAGTCTACATCATCATCTTCGTCATCCTCAGCAGCTGCAGCCTGCACTTGCATAAGCAACTTGAGAATCAGCATGCAAATAATCAAACCAATTGATTAACTAAATTAGAACATATAAGCACCCAGATTAACTTGCCTTTGAATCTGCAGTTGGAGGAGTGGCCACAGCCTCAGCGGGAGCAAATCCCTCAACAGTCACACCACAGCCTTCTTCAGAAACACCTCTAAATCAAACATTACATTTCTATTAACCATCCAAATCCCACATAATAAACTTCTAAATAATCACAaataaaagtagaacttacaagATCCTCAAAAGGGCATCGATGTGTTTGTACCATCGAGAAACATTCAGATAGCTAGACGATGGGGCCCCAGATAGAGCTGTGTAGACGGTGATATCATCCTTTGAAGCTTGGTACCtgcaaaaacaaacaaataaacaaaaatccTAAACCGAACAAGATCAAACCTAACCACTGTAGAACATTTCATTAAAGTAAAAAATTACCCAGAGATGTAACTGCGAGTGAGGAGATACTCATCGAGCTTCTTCAAGCC contains:
- the LOC107942552 gene encoding elongation factor 1-delta, with product MAVTFNDLGSAAGLKKLDEYLLTRSYISGYQASKDDITVYTALSGAPSSSYLNVSRWYKHIDALLRILGVSEEGCGVTVEGFAPAEAVATPPTADSKAAAAEDDEDDDVDLFGEETEEEKKAAEERAAAVRASSKKKESGKSSVLLDIKPWDDETDMKKLEEAVRSVQMEGLLWGASKLVPVGYGIKKLQIMMTIVDDLVSVDTLIEEHLTVEPINEYVQSCDIVAFNKI